The following are encoded together in the Lactuca sativa cultivar Salinas chromosome 1, Lsat_Salinas_v11, whole genome shotgun sequence genome:
- the LOC111916700 gene encoding GRAS family protein RAM1: MEGVQDEQLLRLGLAIVIDSGSGRERKVKRKRREEFKPLDTNGVSEGNIYSLLEMREIMLKKEKKTPEISTGEDGKGLRLIHLLLVAATSLDENNLDSAVDNLSELYQNVSLIGDSVQRVAAYFADGLVARLLTRQSPFHSMIMKEPAPEDEFLAYMELYKVSPYYQFAHFTANQSIMESFEREEKNNNRSLHVVDLDVAYGFQWPSLMQSLSDKATSGNRVSLRITGFGKSLEELEETEARLVGFAKTFRNLIFEFHGMLRSNSGLKSITKRKNETVVVNSVFYLNSLCNFTHISETLKSIHNLNPSLVVMVEQEGGRSPRTFLSRFMEFLHYYAAMFDSLDDFLPLDSLQRLQIEKNHLGKEIKRLMDFDKDEENSPKYERMETWKGRMESHGFSGRRLSSKSIIQAKLLLKINSHYCPIQFGGENGGFTSFEREEGNAISLAWQDKCLITASAWQCARGR; the protein is encoded by the coding sequence ATGGAAGGCGTACAAGATGAGCAgttgttgcgtcttgggcttgcAATCGTGATCGATTCTGGTAGTGGTCGTGAAAGAAAGGTGAAAAGAAAGAGAAGGGAAGAATTTAAACCTTTGGATACGAATGGAGTTTCTGAAGGAAATATCTATAGTCTTTTGGAAATGAGGGAAATCATgttaaagaaagaaaagaagacaCCAGAAATAAGCACGGGCGAGGATGGAAAAGGACTCCGTTTGATCCACTTATTGCTCGTTGCCGCTACCTCCCTTGACGAGAATAACCTTGATTCCGCTGTCGATAATCTGAGTGAATTGTATCAAAACGTATCTTTGATAGGCGACTCAGTACAAAGGGTGGCGGCTTATTTTGCAGATGGATTGGTGGCAAGGCTTCTCACACGCCAATCACCTTTTCACTCAATGATAATGAAGGAACCAGCACCCGAAGATGAGTTCTTGGCATACATGGAACTCTACAAAGTATCCCCGTATTACCAGTTTGCTCATTTCACCGCAAACCAGTCGATCATGGAATCATTCGAAAGGGAAGAAAAAAATAACAACCGATCATTGCATGTTGTCGACCTCGATGTGGCGTATGGTTTCCAGTGGCCATCATTAATGCAATCATTGTCAGACAAGGCCACTTCTGGAAACCGCGTGTCTCTTCGAATAACAGGGTTTGGAAAAAGCTTGGAGGAACTCGAAGAGACAGAGGCAAGACTAGTCGGCTTTGCCAAAACCTTTAGGAATCTAATCTTTGAGTTCCATGGTATGCTGAGATCAAATTCTGGGCTGAAATCAATAACCAAGAGGAAGAACGAAACGGTGGTTGTAAACTCAGtcttctatttaaattccttgtGCAACTTCACACACATCTCAGAAACGTTAAAATCGATACACAATCTAAACCCTTCCCTAGTTGTTATGGTCGAGCAAGAAGGCGGCCGAAGCCCAAGAACCTTCCTATCAAGATTCATGGAGTTCTTGCATTACTACGCAGCCATGTTCGACTCACTGGATGATTTCCTTCCTCTGGATAGTCTCCAAAGGCTTCAGATCGAAAAGAACCATCTCGGCAAAGAGATCAAACGGCTAATGGATTTCGATAAGGACGAGGAAAATTCGCCAAAGTACGAGAGGATGGAAACCTGGAAAGGAAGGATGGAAAGTCATGGATTTTCAGGAAGGCGTCTAAGTTCCAAGTCGATAATTCAAGCAAAGCTCCTGTTGAAAATCAATAGCCATTATTGTCCCATTCAATTTGGTGGGGAAAATGGAGGGTTTACTTCCTTTGAAAGAGAAGAAGGCAATGCCATTTCTCTGGCTTGGCAAGACAAATGTTTGATCACAGCATCTGCATGGCAATGTGCACGAGGAAGATGA